A window from Methanobrevibacter sp. V74 encodes these proteins:
- the ileS gene encoding isoleucine--tRNA ligase has translation MPIKEADKSYDHDKIEKKVQKFWKEEETFAKVNELREKGPRYSFLDGPPYCSGKIHLGTAWNKIIKDSYLRFKSMNGFNLRRQAGWDMHGLPIENKVEHLMNIQSKQEIEEIGIDKFVDKCREFAIENKIAMEKEFDQVGVWMDWNNPYMTLDPKYMESSWWMLKRANEQDLLVNNQRVISWCPHCGTALAAAEIEYEEKVDPSIYIKFPVSGEENTYFLVWTTTPWTLPANLAICANPEFDYVYVLKDGETYILAENLMEDILGKQVKIHRTKIPAENDDEDQIIEEKEVMYEIVKTVKGEDLLGMGYDYILADEVPKQMEFDSEIEKVHTILLGDHVELGEGTGLVHTAPGHGPDDFEIGKANGLPIFCPVGEDGCFNSEAGKYACKFTKDENNQIIKDLEDKNLMYRCESIEHRYGVCWRCKSPIIYRATKQWFLKVTDIKQKMLDEIEKVEWVPKWAGEGRFHDWVDNARDWTISRQRYWGIPIPIWECPDCGELKVIGSLDELKKESLTEINVSDAELIHRPYVDEVEVKCDCCNHPIKRIPDVLDVWIDSGVAGWASLYYPKENDKFKDWFPYDFITEGHDQTRGWFYSQLGTGVISMGQSPYKKVLMHGFVLDEHGNKMSKSLGNVVSPEEVIEKYGADVLRFYLLWASKPWDDLKFVWEELLNINKMFNILWNVYVFSTTYMSLDNFNPIGLGEDDMILRAEDKWIISKANSLIKEVGEDLEDLFFHKATRKINNFILEDLSRWYVRLIRGRTWVESDNPDKLGAYYSLYTALVKLIEVLCPIAPHVSEEIYENLVTSLNPEAPESIHMLDWEYEGDAIDKELEAKMDVAREVIEASIKARDMAQYKLRWPVSDITVVSQDENVLNAVEELKDIIKDQSNAKEVLRASEFEKLSFIAKPNLKILGPKLKGDMGKVVKGLKTADGNQIKAELETNGSVVIEGIELSSKEVLFDSELPDDFVSSEFEGGNVFVNTNVTLEIRQEAMARELIRRVQDMRKDLDLDVESNIHVDVETSSEFKDLIVPQSEVISHEVRAKSLIITDTEECSRDSKYYTKEWDIEGVKVIISIKN, from the coding sequence ATGCCAATAAAAGAGGCAGATAAATCATATGATCATGATAAGATAGAAAAAAAGGTTCAAAAATTCTGGAAAGAAGAAGAAACTTTTGCAAAAGTAAACGAACTTAGGGAAAAAGGTCCAAGATATTCATTTTTAGACGGTCCTCCATACTGTAGTGGTAAAATTCACTTAGGAACAGCCTGGAATAAAATCATTAAAGATTCATACTTAAGATTCAAATCTATGAATGGATTTAACTTAAGAAGACAAGCCGGATGGGATATGCACGGACTTCCGATTGAAAATAAAGTGGAACATTTGATGAACATCCAGTCCAAGCAGGAAATTGAAGAAATTGGAATTGACAAGTTCGTTGATAAATGCAGAGAATTCGCCATTGAAAATAAGATAGCCATGGAAAAGGAATTTGACCAGGTGGGAGTTTGGATGGACTGGAACAACCCCTACATGACATTAGATCCAAAATACATGGAATCTTCATGGTGGATGCTTAAAAGAGCCAATGAACAGGATTTGCTTGTAAACAACCAGAGAGTTATCAGCTGGTGTCCTCATTGCGGAACCGCGCTTGCAGCTGCCGAAATTGAATATGAAGAAAAGGTTGACCCATCTATTTATATTAAATTCCCTGTATCAGGTGAAGAAAACACATATTTCTTGGTTTGGACAACCACTCCATGGACATTGCCTGCAAACCTTGCAATTTGTGCAAATCCGGAATTTGATTATGTTTATGTCTTAAAAGACGGTGAAACTTATATTTTGGCTGAAAACTTAATGGAAGACATATTAGGTAAACAAGTTAAAATCCACAGAACCAAAATCCCTGCTGAAAATGATGATGAAGACCAAATCATTGAGGAAAAAGAGGTAATGTATGAAATCGTCAAAACAGTTAAGGGCGAAGATTTACTTGGAATGGGTTATGATTATATTTTAGCTGACGAAGTTCCAAAACAAATGGAATTTGACTCAGAAATTGAAAAGGTTCACACAATTTTGCTGGGAGACCATGTAGAACTTGGTGAAGGTACAGGATTGGTGCACACAGCACCGGGACACGGTCCGGACGATTTTGAAATAGGTAAGGCCAACGGATTGCCAATTTTCTGTCCTGTTGGAGAGGATGGATGCTTTAACAGTGAAGCCGGAAAATACGCTTGCAAATTTACTAAAGATGAAAATAATCAAATAATTAAGGATTTGGAAGATAAAAACTTGATGTATCGCTGTGAAAGCATTGAACACAGATACGGAGTATGTTGGAGATGCAAGTCTCCTATTATTTACCGTGCAACAAAACAGTGGTTCTTAAAGGTAACTGACATTAAGCAAAAAATGTTGGATGAAATTGAAAAGGTGGAATGGGTGCCTAAATGGGCTGGAGAGGGCAGATTCCATGATTGGGTAGATAACGCTCGTGACTGGACAATTTCAAGACAAAGATACTGGGGTATTCCAATACCAATTTGGGAATGTCCTGATTGTGGTGAGTTAAAGGTAATTGGTTCTCTAGATGAATTGAAAAAGGAATCATTAACTGAAATTAATGTTTCAGATGCTGAACTTATCCACAGGCCATATGTAGATGAAGTTGAAGTAAAATGTGATTGCTGCAACCATCCAATTAAAAGGATTCCTGATGTATTAGATGTATGGATTGATTCTGGAGTAGCTGGCTGGGCTTCATTATACTATCCAAAGGAAAATGACAAATTTAAGGATTGGTTCCCATATGACTTCATTACTGAAGGTCACGACCAAACTAGAGGATGGTTCTACTCGCAACTTGGTACAGGAGTAATTTCAATGGGTCAAAGTCCATATAAAAAAGTATTGATGCACGGATTCGTGTTGGATGAACATGGAAATAAAATGTCTAAATCATTAGGCAATGTGGTGTCTCCAGAAGAAGTCATTGAAAAGTATGGGGCGGATGTTTTAAGATTCTACTTATTATGGGCCTCAAAACCATGGGATGATTTGAAATTCGTATGGGAGGAACTTTTAAACATTAACAAAATGTTCAACATCTTATGGAACGTTTATGTGTTCTCAACCACTTACATGTCTCTTGATAACTTCAATCCAATTGGATTGGGAGAGGACGATATGATTTTAAGGGCTGAAGATAAATGGATTATCTCAAAGGCCAACAGTTTAATTAAAGAAGTTGGCGAAGATTTGGAAGACCTATTCTTCCACAAAGCAACAAGAAAAATCAACAATTTCATTCTGGAAGATTTAAGCCGCTGGTATGTAAGGCTTATTCGTGGTAGGACCTGGGTTGAAAGTGACAATCCAGATAAATTGGGGGCATATTACAGCTTATACACTGCTCTTGTTAAGTTAATTGAGGTATTATGCCCAATAGCTCCTCATGTGTCAGAAGAAATCTATGAAAATCTTGTCACTTCCCTAAATCCTGAAGCTCCAGAAAGTATTCACATGCTTGACTGGGAATATGAGGGGGATGCGATAGATAAGGAACTGGAAGCTAAAATGGATGTTGCCCGTGAAGTAATTGAAGCATCAATTAAAGCAAGAGACATGGCACAATACAAACTTAGATGGCCAGTATCTGACATTACTGTAGTGTCACAAGATGAAAATGTCTTAAATGCCGTTGAAGAGTTAAAGGATATTATTAAAGATCAATCAAATGCTAAAGAAGTTTTAAGGGCCAGCGAATTTGAAAAATTATCATTCATTGCAAAACCTAATCTTAAAATCTTAGGTCCAAAACTCAAGGGAGACATGGGCAAAGTTGTAAAAGGCTTAAAAACAGCTGACGGCAATCAAATCAAAGCTGAACTTGAAACAAATGGAAGCGTAGTTATTGAAGGAATTGAATTGTCTTCCAAAGAAGTATTGTTCGACTCTGAACTTCCAGATGATTTTGTATCCTCTGAATTTGAAGGAGGAAATGTATTTGTAAATACCAACGTTACCTTGGAAATCAGACAGGAGGCTATGGCTCGTGAACTTATAAGAAGAGTTCAGGACATGAGAAAAGACTTGGATTTGGATGTCGAATCAAATATCCACGTAGATGTTGAAACATCATCTGAATTTAAAGATTTAATTGTGCCGCAGTCAGAAGTTATTTCTCATGAAGTAAGAGCTAAAAGCTTAATTATAACTGACACAGAAGAGTGCAGTAGAGATTCTAAATATTATACCAAAGAATGGGATATTGAAGGAGTAAAAGTAATTATTTCAATTAAAAATTAG
- a CDS encoding serine hydroxymethyltransferase: MTNYHDEILNFEKIAKEHTEYMRNSINLIASENVTSVEVTEALATDFAHRYAEGQAFERFYEGCQYIDIIEDKTKKLSCKVYDCDYANVQPVSGVTANLAAFFGFAKPGEKVMALEVPSGGHISHADVSAAGIRGLKTVFHPLDQNVMNIDIDAMNKKIIKEKPKIVLFGGSLFLFPHPIKEAREAADEVGAKIMYDGAHVLGLIAGGQFQQPLKEGADLMMGSTHKTFPGPQGGIILSHKENEEIIDNAVFPGVVSNHHLHHLLGLGIATAEMLEFGEAYAKQTIKNAQALGQAMYELGFDVLCEDLGFTQSHQIAVDLSSIRPASDIAKELADNNVVLNKNLLPGDDRDNSDNPSGIRIGTQEITRRGLKEKEMEEVAQFIKRVAVDKEDIASEVAEFMNQYTVLDYAFSNRDAYQYHKLD; this comes from the coding sequence ATGACTAATTATCATGATGAAATTTTAAATTTTGAAAAAATTGCAAAAGAACATACTGAATATATGAGAAATAGTATTAATCTTATTGCTTCTGAAAACGTTACAAGTGTAGAAGTAACTGAAGCTTTAGCAACAGATTTTGCTCACAGATATGCTGAAGGACAAGCATTTGAAAGATTCTACGAAGGATGTCAATACATTGACATTATTGAAGACAAAACCAAAAAACTTTCATGCAAAGTATATGACTGTGATTATGCTAATGTGCAACCTGTTTCAGGAGTAACTGCAAATCTTGCAGCATTCTTTGGATTTGCAAAACCCGGTGAAAAAGTAATGGCCCTTGAAGTGCCATCTGGAGGGCATATTTCTCATGCAGATGTAAGTGCAGCAGGAATTCGTGGATTAAAAACAGTATTCCATCCGCTGGATCAAAATGTAATGAACATCGATATTGATGCAATGAATAAAAAAATCATTAAGGAAAAACCAAAAATTGTTTTATTCGGAGGAAGTTTATTCTTGTTCCCGCACCCAATCAAAGAAGCTCGTGAAGCTGCTGATGAAGTTGGAGCTAAAATCATGTATGATGGAGCTCATGTTTTAGGTCTTATTGCTGGAGGACAATTCCAACAACCTTTAAAAGAAGGGGCCGATTTGATGATGGGAAGTACCCACAAGACATTCCCTGGTCCGCAAGGTGGAATCATTCTCTCTCATAAGGAAAATGAAGAAATCATTGATAATGCAGTATTTCCGGGGGTTGTAAGCAATCACCACTTACATCATTTACTTGGTTTGGGTATTGCAACTGCTGAAATGTTGGAATTTGGAGAAGCTTACGCTAAACAAACTATTAAAAATGCACAAGCTCTTGGTCAGGCAATGTATGAGTTGGGATTTGATGTATTATGTGAAGATTTAGGATTCACCCAATCCCACCAAATTGCAGTAGATTTAAGCTCAATTAGGCCGGCATCTGATATTGCAAAAGAATTAGCTGACAATAATGTTGTATTAAATAAAAACCTCTTGCCTGGTGATGACAGGGACAATTCAGATAATCCCTCTGGTATTAGAATAGGTACTCAGGAAATTACTAGAAGGGGGCTTAAAGAAAAAGAAATGGAAGAGGTTGCTCAATTTATTAAACGTGTGGCGGTTGATAAGGAGGATATTGCTTCTGAAGTAGCTGAATTTATGAACCAATATACTGTTTTGGATTATGCATTCTCTAACCGTGATGCTTACCAATATCATAAACTAGATTAA
- a CDS encoding DUF192 domain-containing protein, whose amino-acid sequence MKIIIANTFLKRFKGLMGKKDFDDCLVFTDLVGSTIHTFFMKFEIDVYFIDENKIIFDKVTLAPWKIYKPKKRAKYILETKKNKLKLKIGDCLNFI is encoded by the coding sequence ATGAAAATTATAATTGCAAATACTTTTTTAAAACGTTTTAAAGGATTGATGGGTAAAAAAGACTTTGATGATTGCTTAGTGTTCACCGATTTAGTTGGCTCCACAATCCATACCTTTTTTATGAAATTTGAAATTGATGTTTATTTTATTGATGAAAATAAAATTATTTTTGATAAAGTGACATTAGCCCCCTGGAAGATTTACAAACCGAAAAAACGGGCAAAATATATTCTAGAAACTAAAAAAAATAAGTTAAAATTAAAAATAGGAGATTGCCTAAATTTTATCTAA
- a CDS encoding DsbA family protein, which yields MKIAYWSDFNCPNSDIGLNRVKQAAEELNLDFEWEMKAFELEPMLENTPTIPTVTKHAIKYGLTPEDAEAEISEIEEIACEEGLNINYKDAKVSNSRSAHRLVKFAQKKNPEVTQDLVFKIYEANFTNNRIIADIDVLSEIACEVGFSEDEVKTMLLNNSYDVEVNIDEEDARFNGLYSIPFYLIMINEEQLSIPGAFGKEDFKIAMEDLLNGEIRYKSFI from the coding sequence ATGAAAATAGCATATTGGAGTGACTTTAACTGCCCCAACTCTGATATCGGATTGAACCGTGTGAAACAAGCAGCTGAAGAGTTAAATTTAGACTTTGAATGGGAAATGAAGGCATTCGAACTTGAACCGATGCTTGAAAATACCCCCACAATTCCAACAGTTACCAAACATGCGATTAAGTATGGCCTCACACCAGAAGATGCTGAAGCTGAAATAAGTGAAATTGAAGAAATTGCATGTGAAGAGGGACTGAATATCAATTATAAAGATGCAAAAGTTAGTAATTCAAGGTCTGCTCACAGATTAGTTAAATTTGCACAAAAGAAAAACCCTGAAGTTACACAGGATCTTGTTTTCAAAATCTATGAAGCTAATTTCACAAATAATAGGATTATTGCAGATATAGACGTGCTGAGTGAAATTGCTTGTGAAGTTGGTTTTAGCGAAGATGAAGTGAAAACTATGCTTTTGAATAATTCATATGATGTTGAAGTAAACATTGATGAAGAAGATGCTAGATTTAATGGCCTTTACTCAATTCCGTTTTATTTGATCATGATTAACGAAGAACAACTAAGTATTCCAGGGGCTTTTGGAAAGGAAGATTTCAAAATAGCGATGGAAGACCTGCTTAATGGTGAAATCAGATATAAAAGTTTTATTTAA
- a CDS encoding dihydromethanopterin reductase (acceptor), translating into MRIAFAFTGAGHLLRESVQTAVKLSEEHEVSVFLSGAAEEVLKMYGLYESVVSITGGKYRELATDSNQKSSYPITGRLSLGKYDLLIVTPATANTVSKIVYGIADTLVTNAVAQAGKGAVPVYMVPVDIHSGPIDTVLPSKMELSKCQNCDECVAALVCEQGAIIPRSEIDLTKCIGCGLCRNSCPYDAISEGKIITIYMREIDIENTRKLTGIDNIQVFKNPNEILEKI; encoded by the coding sequence ATGAGAATTGCCTTTGCATTTACTGGAGCTGGTCATTTACTTAGAGAATCAGTGCAAACTGCTGTAAAGTTATCTGAAGAGCATGAAGTATCAGTGTTTCTATCGGGAGCAGCAGAAGAAGTTCTTAAAATGTATGGACTTTATGAAAGTGTTGTCAGTATAACTGGTGGCAAATATCGTGAATTGGCCACTGATTCTAATCAAAAATCCTCATATCCAATAACCGGTCGCCTATCTTTAGGCAAATATGATTTGTTAATAGTAACGCCAGCTACAGCGAACACTGTTTCAAAAATCGTTTATGGAATAGCAGATACGCTAGTTACAAATGCAGTAGCTCAGGCGGGTAAAGGTGCCGTTCCAGTATATATGGTGCCGGTAGATATTCATTCAGGTCCAATTGATACGGTTCTTCCTTCAAAAATGGAATTATCTAAATGTCAAAATTGCGATGAATGTGTTGCAGCATTAGTCTGTGAACAGGGTGCCATTATTCCTCGATCTGAAATTGATTTAACAAAATGTATTGGTTGTGGTTTGTGCAGGAATTCTTGCCCCTATGATGCAATTTCAGAAGGTAAAATCATTACAATCTATATGAGGGAAATTGATATTGAAAATACTCGTAAATTAACAGGTATTGATAATATTCAAGTCTTTAAAAATCCAAATGAAATCTTGGAAAAAATTTAA